A region of the Paenibacillus sp. J23TS9 genome:
GACGTTATAACCGCATCATGAGATTACATATTCCCTCTCAAAGCCGAAAGAAGGCACGAATCTCTTCAGCCAACAGTTCGGGCTCCTCGAATGCGGCAAAAAGGACCTGCAGCTTCTCGAAAGGGAAGCGCTGGCCGATCCGTCTGGCGCTGCCGGCCTCCTAGCTCGGGTTAAAGCGCTGGAGGGGCGATCTATCGGATCTTTTCCAACATTTTGGCCGGAAATAGCGTTTTGGATACCGAATTACAGCTCCTCAATGAAGAGATCGAACGATGCTTGCTTCGATCACGCATCGCCTCATTGATTTAGTCAACAAAACCCCGCTGCCATAGCGGGGTTTTGTTGATGGATGCAGTATTCAATTGAAACAGGGGCCTGAATGTCATTATATTGATCCGGCTACCCTCCATTGATCTCCAAGGAAACCGACATTTCATTCACAAGGGAACTGCGCAAGCGGTGAACGTCCCGGATTGGAGGCACCCCAAACATCCGCGCATATTCCCTGCTAAAATGCGACGGGCTCTCATATCCGACCTGAAACGCAGCTTCCGCCGCATCGATCGATCCGGAGAAGAGCAGCCGGCGCGCCTCTTGCAATCGGAGCTGCTTTTGAAACTGGATCGGACTCATCCCCGTTACTTCCTTGAAATAATCATACAAAGACGAAGCGCTCATTCGAGCCTCTGCAGCCATTTCGTTTACTCGCAGGGGCTGCGCAAAATCGCGATTAAGCTTCTCTACGATCCCAGCTATACGCTGCGCATGGCTTCCGATGACGGTTATTTGCTTTAGAGATGCGTCGTTCTGTTCGTTCTGAAGTAGCCGGTAAATGATCTCCCGGATTGCATAGGGCGCAAGTACCGGAATATCCTGTGGTGCCTCGACGAGCTTCACGAGCCGCAGCACCGCATCCAGAAGCGTGTCGTTCATCCGGCTCACCTTACTTGGATGATACAGGGTTCACGGCGGACGGCGATTTCCGCGATTCGGTGCTCTATCACGCCGGCATGATCCTTTATCCTGAAAAATAGCGAGAACTGCAATTTGGATAATGGCATTAATTATTCATGTGATTATTTATTTGAACCAACCGATATGAATCCATTCAAAGGAGAAATATGCAATGTCCGAAATAAAAGGAAAATTCGTTGTCATTACGGGAGCAAGCAGCGGGATCGGTGAAGCCACGGCGAAGCTTCTCGCCAGCCGGGGCGCCCATGTCGTCATGGGGGCCAGACGCGTGGAAAGATTGGAAGCATTGAAAATCGACGAATGGAACCGAATGATCGACATCAACATCCGCGGGGTATTGCATGGCATTGCTGCGGGGCTCCCCTTGATGAAAGAGCAGCAATCCGGTCACTTCGTTAACGTGGCTTCCATCGGCGCTTACGCCGTCACACCGACCGCAGCGGTATACTGTGCGACCAAATACGCCGTTCGCGCTCGTGACGGAGTCCGAGCTCGCTGAGAGTATTTCGGATGACGGGGCCAGGAAAATGATGCAAACGTATCGGCGAGATGCCCTCCCTGCTTCCGCTATCGCCGGTGCCATTGCCTATGCGATCGCGCAGCCGGCAGACGTCGACGTGAACGAGCTGGTGGTCCGGCCCACCGCCCAGCTTGCCTGAAGCTAGGAAATGCCCGCATCGCTGTCGAGGAATGACGTGATGCTTCGCTATGCTGGAACTGATGATATTCACTCCTGCCTATCACCATAAACGACAAAAAGAGCAGCGAACTACGCTGCTCTTTTCATCCTGGCCATCCTCCAATTTTTCTGCTACCGTCATCTAACGGATCACATCCGTTCCGGGACTCTTCCCCTGACCGGCAATTATAGATCCCGAATATACCAAGCGTCGCATGCGAAATGCTCGGAACCTGTTAGCGGCGATTTCAACAACCGAAAACCGTGTTTCTTATAAAAGTGATTAGCTGCCTGCATATTTTGAAGTGTTTCCAAATAACAAGCCCTATAATGCTGTTGTGCAAACTGGAGTGCGGTCTGCAGCAGCTCTCTCGCAATACCTGTTCCCCTAGCTTCCTGTATTAAATACATCTTTTGTAGTTCGCATATCCCTTCCGTAGGAGAGCCGAATTGTGCGATCCCGCAACCGCCAAGCATTTTTCCGTTTGCATCGAACGCGATCCAATAAGCTCTGCCATCTTGATTATAATAATCAAACAGATGGCTTAAACTTTCGTCTTCCCATGCTAACCCTTCACGATTTCCGCCAAAAGCAATTAAACACTGCCGTATAATCGCTTCTATGGCACTGTTATCTTCAGCTTGAATTGTTCTTATGTGCATTCTATTGGCTCCATTCAACATGATACTATTTTTATGGCGACGTTCTCCCGATTGCCTTAGATTAACCAAACGATCGGCTTAAAAATTACAACACCAGCTCCGAATTTACGAAAGATGTCGTACTTTTCATTTAATTCAATATTTCAATGTACCCTTCTGTTCCATTCACGCGGATACGCTGACCGTCTTTGATCAGTTTGGCAGCATGCTCCACTCCGACTACGGCCGGCAAGCCATATTCACGCGCGATCACCGCTCCATGGGTCATCAATCCGCCAACTTCAGTGACTAGTCCTTTTATGGATACAAATAAAGGCGTCCAGCCAGGGTCAGTAAAGGGGGTAACTAATATATCTCCATCTTCCAGATCGGCATTTTCCATGTTCAAAATGACACGCGCTCTTCCTTCGATCACTCCGGAAGAAACAGGTAGACCTACAATCGCATCGGCCGGCAGATTTTCTCGTTTGTACGCACCTGAAATGATTTCGCCATCAGACGTGATGACACGCGGAGGAGTCAGTTTTTCATATAATCTATACTCGTCTTTGCGTTTGCTGATGATCCGATCATCCAGTTTATTGGTGCGTACGACTTCGTGAAGTTCTTCAAATGTAAGATAGTATATATCTTCTTGATCAAGAATTACGCCAGCTTGAACGAGCCGCTCGGCTTCTTTCATTATCGCCTGTTTATAAACAAAGTAACGGCTAATATAACCGTATTTGGGGTACTCTCTATACCCAATGAAATTCCGAATGAGGTCGATCATTCGTTTGGTTTCTTCAGCCTTTTGTTCACCATCCGGTAATTGCTTCAATCGATCTATTAACTCTTGTTCTTTTTCCAGAGCTTCCTGGCGCCCTTGCTCAAATTTTCGATGGCCGGCATTAGGCTCAAAGTTTTTGATGTTGCCAAGAATCAACGGGACAAGAGTGATCGGTTTTTCACTCCAGCGAGTTTTCGTAATATCGATTTCTCCGGTACATCGCATTCCGTATTTGCTGAGATAATCATAGATAGCGTCTTGGGTTTCCTTACCTCCATCAAACTTAACCAGTTCATCCAGAAAGTTATCTTCTTTTGCATGCTGCAAATAATCAATGACCTCCGGATAAGGACGGATCACATCCGCGACATTCAGTAGCGCCAGGCCCATTTCCGAAGTAATATTATTGGGCACAGATTGAGAAAGCGTATCGGCTGCGTTTTTTTCGCCTAACCACTCGTACATGTGTTCATTGATCCATGCTGAAGCATTCATAGCAGCCATAAACACAGCCGTACTTTGCGGATTAAATAAAGTCCTCTTTAATTCCTGGATGTCTTCAAGGA
Encoded here:
- a CDS encoding GNAT family N-acetyltransferase; amino-acid sequence: MHIRTIQAEDNSAIEAIIRQCLIAFGGNREGLAWEDESLSHLFDYYNQDGRAYWIAFDANGKMLGGCGIAQFGSPTEGICELQKMYLIQEARGTGIARELLQTALQFAQQHYRACYLETLQNMQAANHFYKKHGFRLLKSPLTGSEHFACDAWYIRDL